One genomic region from Lynx canadensis isolate LIC74 chromosome E1, mLynCan4.pri.v2, whole genome shotgun sequence encodes:
- the CRYBA1 gene encoding beta-crystallin A3 yields METQTVQQELEALPTTKMAQTNPMPGSVGPWKITIYDQENFQGKRMEFTSSCPNVSERSFDNVRSLKVECGAWVGYEHTSFCGQQFILERGEYPRWDAWSGSNAYHIERLMSFRPICSANHKESKITIFEKENFIGRQWEICDDYPSLQAMGWLNNEVGSMKIQCGAWVCYQYPGYRGYQYILECDHHGGDYKHWREWGSHAQTSQIQSIRRIQQ; encoded by the exons ATGGAGACCCAGACTGTGCAGCAGGAGCTGG AAGCCCTTCCAACCACCAAGATGGCTCAAACCAACCCCATGCCGGGGTCCGTGGGGCCATGGAAG ATAACCATCTATGACCAGGAGAATTTCCAGGGCAAGAGGATGGAGTTCACCAGCTCCTGCCCAAATGTCTCTGAGCGCAGTTTTGATAATGTCCGGTCTCTCAAGGTGGAATGTGGCGC CTGGGTTGGTTATGAGCACACCAGCTTCTGTGGGCAACAGTTTATCCTGGAGAGAGGAGAATACCCTCGCTGGGATGCCTGGAGCGGGAGTAATGCCTACCACATTGAGCGCCTCATGTCCTTCCGCCCCATCTGTTCAGCT AATCATAAGGAGTCGAAGATTACCATCTTTGAGAAGGAAAACTTCATTGGACGCCAATGGGAGATCTGTGATGACTACCCCTCCTTGCAAGCCATGGGTTGGCTCAACAACGAAGTTGGTTCCATGAAGATACAATGTGGGGC CTGGGTCTGCTACCAGTATCCTGGATACCGTGGGTATCAATATATCTTGGAATGTGACCACCACGGAGGAGACTATAAACACTGGAGAGAGTGGGGTTCTCACGCCCAGACTTCCCAGATTCAATCGATTCGCCGTATCCAACAGTAG